A genomic segment from Clarias gariepinus isolate MV-2021 ecotype Netherlands chromosome 11, CGAR_prim_01v2, whole genome shotgun sequence encodes:
- the LOC128533288 gene encoding olfactory receptor 52B2-like, translating into MDSNMSIYSTLFILEAVDISPTYILPLFFFGTLTYCAIMFFNITLLLTIALNQKLHKPMYILLFNMPVNDMVGASALLPHMMSTLLSQNRSITHSACCLQAFLIHFYGTGSLLILGAMAYDRYIAICCPLKYNTVMSPNKLLKIILTVWTTDAAVVGSILALNYRQEFCTTSIADTFCNNPSLMKLICGDTRLNNYYGLSTTILLNCLVLFIIFFTYIHILVTCVSKRQSDAKTKAIQTCGTHLVIYLCFVFSALFALISHRFDNVSRYVRGLFGASVMIFPPFLNPIIYGLKTKEIQQNIQVFFCKRYFNHNK; encoded by the coding sequence ATGGATTCCAATATGTCCATATATTCAACTCTTTTTATTTTGGAAGCTGTAGACATATCACCAACTTATATTctaccattatttttttttggaactcTTACATATTGTGCTATTATGTTTTTCAATATAACATTACTATTAACAATTGCTCTGAACCAAAAACTTCATAAACCTATGTATATACTATTGTTTAACATGCCAGTTAATGACATGGTAGGTGCATCTGCCCTTTTGCCACACATGATGTCTACTCTACTGTCACAGAATAGATCAATCACTCATTCTGCATGCTGTTTGCAAGCCTTCTTGATACACTTTTATGGGACTGGATCACTTCTTATTCTGGGGGCCATGGCTTATGATAGGTATATTGCAATTTGCTGCCCATTAAAATATAACACTGTTATGTCtccaaataaattgttgaaaataATCCTTACAGTGTGGACCACAGATGCTGCAGTAGTTGGTTCCATACTTGCATTAAACTATCGACAAGAGTTCTGTACCACAAGTATAGCGGACACTTTCTGTAATAATCCAAGTTTGATGAAGCTGATATGTGGTGACACAAGGCTGAACAACTACTATGGACTTTCAACGACAATTTTGTTAAACTGTTTagtattgtttataatatttttcacATACATCCATATCCTAGTCACATGTGTCTCAAAAAGACAATCTGATGCAAAAACAAAGGCAATTCAGACGTGTGGTACACACCTAGTCATTtacttatgttttgtttttagtgcACTGTTTGCCCTAATTTCCCACAGATTTGATAATGTATCCAGGTATGTAAGAGGGCTCTTTGGTGCCTCTGTGATGATATTTCCTCCTTTTCTTAATCCGATTATATATGGATTGAAAACAAAGGAAATTCAACAGAACATTCAGGTCTTCTTCTGTAAAAGATATTTCAATCAtaacaaataa